The DNA segment TTTTTACTGATTGTCTGCATACTATATCTGAAAACTTCAAATATTCTGCAACATGTTTGCAATTCTGCAGCACTCTTATTACACAACACTACACATGTTTCTTACATAAGACAGTTTGTTGAAAAAAATAGCTGCAATCATGGAGGAAGAACTTATCTTTACAGTGgaaaatataagcaaaacagGCAGCACATACCTATAGAAAAAACTCTTTTGGAGTCTAAGTACTAATAATCGACCTCAGGTAAGAGCAGCTCTAGCGAACATGGAGGCCATGAGACTAAGAGGAAGAGAAAGGACAAGAGGAACTGTTGCCTTTACTGTGACTGTGATGTGGATATGATGAAGTGGCAAACCCAGCAAGAAGAATATTACTGAACTTtttaatctttctttctttctttctttctttcttttttttttttttttaccactgcaCTGCTTTTTTTCTGTAATCACACTGGTCTatgagtaaaatgcctccagaataaaagtaacaaagagtttgagtcactaataaagaagaaTCAAGTCATGAATGCCGGCTGGCAATAGTTtcaaagatacagtcttgggtcaaaatgtcaaATTCCGAGAACTAATGAGAGAATGAgctttactcaaaaggaatgtttgtgtcagagcaaCAGATCTACAggtgttggacaaaataatggaaacaccttcagctcaagatgataatgccccaatccatacagctagaattgttaaagaatggcatgaggaacattctaatgaagttgagcatctcgtatggccggcacagtccccagacctcaacattattgagcatttatggtcagttttagagattcaagtaagacgttgatttccaccgccatcgtctctaaaagagttggagggtattctaactgaagaatggcttaaaattcctttggaaacaattcacaagttgtatgaatcaatacctcggagaactgaggctgtaattgccgcaaaaggcggacctacaccatattaaattatattttgttgagtttttaaggtgtttccattattttgtccaacccctgtatttcaaAACACTGTGTGCACATTAGAATATATTAACTTTACAGTTTCTATCTTGTGGAAGATtaataaatccattgtataaatgtacataaaccaatatatactgtatgtataataacacttcatcatatacattgaaaacatcagctaaccagcacctctggcatttgttttccaatttatCTTATGAaattatgtaagatttagcatatTCAATCTCTGAAGTAGATCATTTCTAATTTCTAAAATGTGGACTTGTGTAGTTCTTGTTACTCTAATATGCTCTTATAAAAGTGTAGATAACGGTAATGAAAATAGAGACCCCCTGCTAAAGCACATTCTCACACAGATCTCAAAGGGAACAACATAAAGCCGAGGTGCCAAATCCAGGCCAAACCACCTAGTTCTTCTGTTAAGGGGTTGATCAGAGTCTCTACATGCAGAATGACAGTAGCTTCCTCAGGTTAGTGACTACTTTCTGTTGCCTGGTTTGTATTTCTTAGAAcagtacaaacacaaaaatgtacaatgtgcatttaggtcaaaatgtgaaaggGAAGGCAAAATAAACTGACATCCCACAGACCTCAGATACTCGAAGAAGCACATTTGCCTCTATTATTTCCAACCATTGCTCACCACCACCTACACTTATAAGCTAAtgtaaaaaataactgaaatgagtttttaaaatatgttaaatataGTCTCACCTTCaaccataatttaaaaaaactcatGAATATTGTTCACACAGATTTGTGCATTTGTGCCCAATACCAGATATTTAGGCAGATTGAGTTTGACCACCTTTTGAGGTTATTTGAGCAGGAGTAAAGGCCTCCAGCCAACTGCGTTTAGCCTctctatctgaaaaaaaaacaaaaacaacaacaatcaaaAAACCTGTTAAAAACAATTACAAGTGCTTTGGTGTGGTGTGTATGGATCTGTGTGTGCATATCCTAAAGCTGAGCCACAAATGCAGGTTCAACATGAAATACTTTGGACTAAAGCAGACTGTACTGAACTGACTCTCTCTCCTCTCAGTTCAAATCAATagactaactagaaaagcactcggagagcacagacttccaccaaggcaaatcagcaccccctgatcaccaccaaaatttaatcatttgttccttgtgccagtatcaacatttcctgaaagtttcatccaaatccgtccataacttttcaagttatcttgccaacagacagacaATTAAACAAAATCCAAAAGCACttggacagcacagacctccaccaaggcagatcagtcgttcATCCACCCCCACCTGACCACCTCCCCCTTCTGCTTATCTTGCTGCTTTTGTGCACACGCCATGCAGCACCATCTCAGCAAGCAGGGGTGCCTGCACAACAAAGGGGGGCACCATTTTGTCAATTCCCCAGCACACCATGAAAGACTGACTCAGTGTGCAAACCGCCCCTGTATGCCATACTTATTACAGTTCTTATCTTTATCTTTCTCTCTTTACAAACCATCATGACAAAATATAAACCTTTCTTTTATGTAGCCTTTCAATTTTTATGGCCTTTCATATGTGACTGATGTACTGAACTGGAACATATTTTTCCACTGATAAAAGTATAATGATATCAATCActcaaatttcatttatatagtgccacgtcgtaacaaaagttatctcatgacactttacatttggaGCTGGTCTACACCAGACTATGAAATGATAGACAAATCGACGCACCAGACAGCCATGTTTTGAATACATTTAGTCATTTATGTCCTTTTGACATAAAAGTCAGACATTTACTTCCAACCACTGTGTCTTACAGTTTTTCTCCAATCACTAACAGTCTTGCAGAATTTGTCTCACTGTGTCAAAACTCTATACACAAGTCCGATATGACACAACATATGCTGACAAGCATGTCACAactatgaacaaaaaataaaaaagaaaagacaaataccTCAGTCATAACCGAACAatctttttttcacaaaatgtcacACACTTGCCTTATTTGAGTGGCTCTTTCACAGTGTTCCACTTCAGACTAAACACTGCTGTCTATAGTATTTGATATATCTCTTTAAGGAGTTTGTGAAGTACAGTATTTTTCCAGTAGAGTACATGtgtgaataaaaaacactcatacTTCCTCAGTTGGCTGTTTGCTGAGCCATGCCTCACAAAAAAAGACATCTCCAAGGACTTTCAATCAAGAATTGTTGATTTGCATTAGACTGGATGAAGTTCCAAAATAATCTCAGTTCACCAGTCCTcagcagtggcggctggtgaaataattttttggtgAAGTAGGCACCAAGTCAGATTTCGGATCACCACTGAAatacaccaaagcacatgcaccactattttaaaatatgaatttaaattaaaataaaaatacacagcgtGTGTTTTCAGTTcgttttttttatatgtacatttcacaatctatccttcaaacatgcacatttttccatgATTCTATTGTTAATGTCAGttatgtccctgacaagtgtcttttccactgataatatggacAGTGCATTCAGACAAGGGGTGAAGGTAGTGTGGGTAGATCacatggcataaaaaaaaaaaaaaaatagaagttagTCTATGGGCTAAATGACATTGTTGATATCACTTTTGCCAGGATTTGAACCTTGTTCTCCTACATGAACATCTGTagtggaactgactgagctatcCAGCCACTAGTGGCAGTACCTGTGGTATTATCTCATGAGCTATCTGCTAATATAAATGTATTCATATATAGTGGATGTACGTCATTTTATCTTGGTCATTttatcttggtcattttaaaagtagctgacaagaaaaaaaaaagtgtgttcacccctggtttagacgctcttGTGTAACATTTCATTTCTGAGGAAGACcttgattctttttgggatgtgacgtttTCTCCTGTGGGCGGGGCTTGGGTACACATTTTGGCACcctgaggctctcctatctcttgtattggagggggtctactgtGCACACATCATTAATGTATTATGGTAAAGGGACCCCAAACAAGAAACACATGAGTTAACtgtacatgacatgacatgaaaacattttaaaatgacacttggatgcagattatacacagtactcacaggCTGCGTCATGTACAGCTcatatatttaaatattaatgtttttgtgaaattattttttgtgatTCCTATCATCCTCTTCTTTGTGTGAGACAGGTGGAGCAGAGCCCTAGCGCCCTCTACTGATGAAACACCAGTGATTCTCAGTTAGAAAAACTCCCTGAATACATGAAGAAAAGTGATGTAGAGGCCGGGTCAGGACTTTGGGCTGTTGTTGTGCCTCAGGGCCTGGACTACTGGTCATCAGTGAGAAGAACATGAATTCATGAGTTTATCAACTTATCTTACAGCACAGTGTGAGGGTGACTGTCTGCTAACTGAAGCTCAGGAGAACTTGGGTGATGCAGTaggacaacaacaataaacatggAAGTAAATCTAGTCCAGAATGGCTTCAGAATAAgaaacatcactttttaaatgacTCAGGACTGAATCCAATAGAGATGCTGCAGAATGACCCTAAGAGAGACGTTTAGACCGGACCCCCGGAGAAGCAGTTTTTAAATAAGAATGACCCAGAATTCCTCCTGAATACTGTGCATGTCTGATCAGCCGCTAACACAGGCGCTTCAACCagttattaaatgtgtttaatagGCGTGTTCAATGAAAACATGAACTATCATTGTTTGCGTGGTATTAGATTAAGAACATGGTGTTTATCTGAACTTGTGACTTCAGGTCACATCAGAAATTCTTACTAATTTATGTAGGAAACCAAGAAATGTCAAAGTGGTCACATACTTTATGTTCGAAGTGTATTTCACCAGGAGTGGGTCAGTGAAAGCAAAAATAGgcatcataaaaaaaatattgcatgcTTTTTCTTTTGTAATTGTAGTGATCTATATAATCTCTGTACAGAAATGAATACATTGTGTTACTGCAAAGTATATAAAAAAGATTATATTATATATGAGTATTAATTGCACtgcaaatagaaacaaaaaactgaactgtgAAGGATTGTTAGGAATGAGGTGGATGGTCCTCATCCACATGACAATTATTTTTATCCCTGGATACATAACAGGGAAAATATCAACCTGATTTTGTGTAATATTCTGCTCttgtctttctcctcctcctgttttcAAACATGTGTCAATTTGAGGTATGTTTGGCAAAATAAATGAAAGTgttttctcaataactgcttgAGTTTTAATTTTGGATTCAACTATTGCACTATTGTAACAACCATTGCACATTAATGTGTCACCAACTTACATAAATAGCTCAAAGCAGAACATGTGGTGCTTTTATTTAAGGCACTGTTACATGATTTTGTTTCTTGTATCTATGCATTTGATTTACTGGcaacattttgttttattgcagtTACTGTTGCTAGTGTTAAGCACCACCGTAAAGAGAACATTGTATCATGTAGTTCAAGTGTGTTCTGATGGCCACATTTGATAAAGAATAAGATCTTGAACAACTTTCCTACCACATACTTCTGATATCATTTTTTCCTACCACACTGACCACAGGATCAGATATCCCAACATAACAACATAACTTGTGTCTTGTCGTGTTGCCTTATCTTGTTACCCATGCACAGTTGCTCCTAAGTTGCAGGTTTTAGCGCCAAGTTCCTTTGCTTCATCACTATGTGAAgccatgttttattttattcttacaCATACACTCACATTCTCTGTTTTTCCCTGTTTGGAGTATAATTAATTGCATGTAGCATCACAGTGTATAATCACAATACCTACCGACCAGTTAATGCTAATTAATTATGATTAATGTTGGagagtaataatacttcactactgtgcTCAAGTATGCTttaggagaatttgtactttactgagtatttttttattctgtttaactTTTACTTCggtacatttcctaactcaattacATACTTCTACTCTCATGCACAGTTTTGTTACTGGttacaaaaaattaattaaaggCAATTTGGTGTTTTTACCACTGGGATTACCGATGACACAACAAAGTaaggaagctgatttgtcattgggcctaatcaCATAATGAACAAGTGCAAACGATGGTCCGCACTCAACCTGTCGGGGATCTGatgatgtgagcagcagcgtaATATTCCATATTCTGACTGCCTTTAattggtattaaccctttcatgcatactggtcattacagtggacagctattctacagtggttctcttgtatattcatggattttgttgtttttttcattgtttttgttttgttttgtttttttacaacatatctttaagttttaagacactacatatcttttctgacatgaattggtaacattatgtagatctctcatgagcataaacccccagaatcacaagccctccccatagttttcatacaatttatcactaaattcatgtttctgtgcgtcaaaaattaaacgtgtggtgtccagctgagtggacatttttgcaactcaatgaaaaataggttcataagaaatttttttttcattcattctctgaacctgctttatcctcactagggtcacgggggtcgcttggagcctatcccagctacataggggtgaagacagggttcaccctggacaagtggacagttcatcacaggactgaacatatagagacaaacaatcactgtcacacctatgggaaatttagattaatcaattaacctattagtgcatgtctttggatggtgggaggaagccagagtacctgcagagaacccacgcagacacggggagaacatgcaaactccacacagaaaggtcccaccccctgtcgactggtgttggaatcaaacccaggaccttcttgctgtgaggcatgagtgctaaccactgcaccactgtgtcgcccgttttttttttttttttttcataactattttttttatgtatttttttaatttttaaattatttttattttattttatttttcagaagaatttttttgatcgcgttgtttttttcatgcctaaagaggagtaaaaagactcaggaaaaaattttgattaaggttcttataattcgtgcatgaaagggttaacatttacTTATACTTTTATTTCCATTACTTGAGTATATTTAATTGtatacttgatatacttaagtacagtaaatactagatacctAAAGACTTGAGtagtatttcagttggtgacttgaacttctaccaaagacATTTGATAGGGTACCTTTACTTTTACGTAAGTGTGACTTTCCAGGACTTTATACAACGCTGTTAATGAGCTATATGTAGCTTTAAGAAACATGAAAGAAACCCACAACTTTATTGAAGTTGGGTTAAgcaatattttaaacatgtaatttCAATCtcttcaaataaaaatattgcatTTATGTTTAATCTTTTTCATAAAATTGATTTCCAGTTTCGGTTTTTCTGAATTCCTAAAGTGTTAAACCATATAAAGTAGCGTAAACCCATTTATGAACTCAGTCACTCTTTTGGCACAACACACTTTGCAAATCAGTTGCACACTTTTTTGCCAGACTCTTTAGTCATTATTAATATTTACAGCATATTTCTCACTGTGACGCACATTACCTGTAAAACAGTGAACACAGTCTGCAAATATTAAATACAAAGACAGTGTTGTTGTCATCAGTTAGACACAGTGGCCCAAAAATGCACACATTTGTTTCAAATGATAatagaaaaaacactgaaatacagAAGAGAGCTGATGAAGACCACATAAAcactgatagaatagaatagaatagaatagaatagaatagaatagaatagaatagaatagaatagaatagaatagaatagaatagaatagaataggtcaaggtcaagtttatttctatagcacatttataacaacacaaagtgctgtacaaggatacataggtaaaaatacaaaatatgatgaaactaataaaaatatatagatatagaagaTAAGACATACTAAAATTGATAAAACAGATAGACAGTAATAAGATAAATAggatctaaaaacacaaccagaagataaaacttgtacacacttgtattaaaagcaagaaagaaaaagaaaaacacataaagaatagaatagaatagaatagaatagaatagaatagaatagaatagaatagagtatttGTCATTGTAACATCTACTCTCTTTACTCCAACATTGCATTTCCACAACAATAATTTAACGTTTTGTGTCTTTATGAAATCATACAACTATAGTGTTGCCATACATAGAAACAGACTAATTATCCTAATAATCAGTAAGCGCAAATTGTGTTGAGGCCACTGAGTTGTAGCATATGAAACCCATGACACACATTCGGTTGATGAAATGCTAAAAGATTCTCTGTTTATTGGCTGGACTTTCTCATGGTTGGACAATGATTTAGGTCTCCAACAATAAGAGTAAAATGTTCAAAACCCATAtctatatgtttatgttttttgacaAGACCACCGAAGAGAAGAACTACATCAGACCATAAAGACTGATTGACTCACAGGTCGTTTATTTCCACCAACAGTGTAACCCTGTCCTGTATGTGTCTCATCTGTACCGTCGGACATATTGCaattccactctgttgtaaatatgtatatagtaatttgagtttttatttatttcttcttcttcttcttcttcttcttcttcttcttcttattattattattattattattattattttatactttGTCTTCTGCACAATCTTTCTGCATGCACatgttttcttgcactttattctgtcgCTGCCTTGATCTTTGAAAATACCCATTGTGGgttcaataaagtctaatctaatctaatctgcatCTGGCTCAGGAACCGTGGGTTTCAAAGCTCCACACCAGTATGACTTGAATATTGTGTCTGACACAGTTGTCATGATGGACTCAATCCAGTCTCTGTAGTCAAGAATCTTGGTATAATGATGCACCTTCAGGCCCCCTTGGGTGTCCACATAGGTGGCAGACACCACCCCATAAGCCTTTCCGTTTTCACAGACCAGTGGAGCACCTGCATCTGCCTGGAAGGACAAACAGTAATGATTCAACAGGAATGAAACTGTTGCTCTGACAGACCAGAACTCATTGACCAATAAATGTACATACTTCACCAGGTCCCTGTTCTCCCTCAGAACAGTAAGACTCGTCCATTTTGCATGACATGGAGTGAAGTAGAGTTACACTGACTTCCCTGAGATAAGTAGCCATAGAGGCTGTCACATGGAATCCCCACCCAGAGATGATGCATGATTTTGGAGCAGGATCAAAATCATCTGCAACATCAACTGGTCTCACATTGGAGTTCAATGTTACCTTGGATTTTAACTTGAGGTTCAGAAAAGacagataaaaaaacaacaacatacataCTGTAAGATTCAGAAAATATGGACAAAAGGCCTCTGTTTAATGAGAGatggaaaatgaaataaaaacataatgaaatCACAAAGAAACCTAGATCTTTTA comes from the Sphaeramia orbicularis chromosome 4, fSphaOr1.1, whole genome shotgun sequence genome and includes:
- the LOC115417507 gene encoding granzyme G-like, with protein sequence MHNRCELVIFILAMTVHTEAVHEGREAVPHSRPYMVLVEKILVDGRTTYCGGFLLNEHFVMTSATCDARSYRVFLGLHSFYNQKNVQIIDVENAFPHPDFDSKDFKHNIMLLELKSKVTLNSNVRPVDVADDFDPAPKSCIISGWGFHVTASMATYLREVSVTLLHSMSCKMDESYCSEGEQGPGEADAGAPLVCENGKAYGVVSATYVDTQGGLKVHHYTKILDYRDWIESIMTTVSDTIFKSYWCGALKPTVPEPDAD